One Planctomycetota bacterium DNA segment encodes these proteins:
- a CDS encoding DUF5060 domain-containing protein has translation MRWPVALALAFGGLAPAWALEVKVTQNTPRLMPYQVIELTFQHEGRYTDPNWDVTIDVALTSPSGKKPKVGGFFYGSSKPQKPVIHQFKDAKGRERSDAVWPCDPADTWKARYAPSEVGEWSYEWVFRNAQGQSTEGKGAFKVVKPRIPPKGWVRINPANPFTFIYEDGSPFWPIGTQDGVFDGNHNGSAMDQKSMEGPFRLDTHGGERPAPPPGAMFARGPSMNPQNGDVYFGRHARAGFNLWRFSPHNFSIPVFDIHYDPKAATPARIRWEQAAMVDEMLQLTMKYGIRNFYGIFGFARVFNDQPDDAVGMAKVKALIKYSVDRWGAYVDFWELLNEQKAADGWYAITIPYLKSIDPYGKPLATSWERPDLAGIDISAPHWYGREDELASDQASAGNARNHKRHGKPVVYGEQGNGGGKPELIPQGIGGVWDPGSARRMRVRLWSAFFNQVSFIFWETSYAKDGHHMNIWIGPEERQYTKALQDFAHCLDAGVRPMPVHLAGLQAKDVRAYGLRSDRRAGVYLHHGACAQCAQTPAGQPRHHTWDHDRGEVKDLQVTVDVPQAAKAYWYSPTDAAILARLDAPAGTQTFVAPPFSVDIALLVTEGAPPDSDGDGQPNDQDDDDDNDGAPDAKDAFPLEREEQADVDGDRIGDNLDADIDGDGKADDLNKNGVPDNEELDWDGDGVPNASAVPWDAFPRDPKEWRDTDGDGIGDNADPDADGDGYSNEEEKKAGTDPLNPLNFPEQ, from the coding sequence ATGCGATGGCCGGTGGCATTGGCGTTGGCTTTCGGCGGGCTCGCGCCCGCCTGGGCCCTCGAGGTGAAGGTCACCCAGAACACCCCGCGCCTCATGCCTTACCAGGTCATTGAGCTGACCTTCCAGCATGAGGGCAGGTATACCGACCCGAACTGGGACGTGACGATTGACGTGGCCCTCACGTCGCCCAGCGGCAAGAAGCCCAAGGTCGGTGGCTTCTTCTACGGCTCCTCGAAGCCCCAGAAGCCGGTCATCCACCAGTTCAAGGATGCCAAGGGCCGCGAGCGATCCGACGCCGTCTGGCCCTGCGACCCCGCCGACACCTGGAAGGCCCGCTACGCCCCGAGCGAGGTGGGCGAGTGGTCCTACGAATGGGTCTTCCGCAATGCCCAGGGCCAGAGCACGGAGGGCAAGGGAGCCTTCAAGGTCGTCAAACCCCGCATCCCGCCCAAGGGCTGGGTGCGCATCAACCCCGCGAACCCCTTCACCTTCATCTACGAAGACGGCAGCCCCTTCTGGCCCATCGGCACCCAGGACGGCGTCTTCGATGGCAACCACAACGGATCAGCGATGGACCAGAAGTCCATGGAGGGTCCCTTCCGCCTCGACACACATGGCGGCGAGCGCCCCGCCCCGCCGCCTGGAGCGATGTTTGCCCGCGGCCCCTCGATGAATCCGCAAAACGGCGACGTCTACTTCGGCCGCCACGCTCGCGCCGGCTTCAACCTCTGGCGCTTCTCGCCCCACAACTTCTCCATCCCCGTCTTCGACATCCACTACGACCCCAAAGCCGCCACCCCCGCCCGCATCCGCTGGGAACAGGCGGCGATGGTGGACGAGATGCTCCAGCTCACGATGAAGTATGGCATCCGCAATTTCTATGGCATCTTCGGCTTTGCCCGCGTCTTCAATGACCAGCCCGACGACGCCGTGGGCATGGCCAAAGTCAAAGCCCTCATCAAGTACTCGGTGGACCGCTGGGGCGCCTACGTGGACTTCTGGGAACTCCTCAACGAGCAGAAAGCCGCCGACGGCTGGTACGCCATCACCATCCCCTACCTGAAGTCCATTGACCCCTACGGCAAGCCCCTGGCCACGAGCTGGGAGCGACCCGATCTGGCCGGCATTGACATCTCGGCCCCCCACTGGTACGGCCGCGAAGACGAACTCGCCTCCGACCAGGCATCGGCCGGCAACGCCAGGAACCACAAACGGCACGGCAAGCCCGTCGTCTACGGCGAGCAGGGCAACGGCGGCGGCAAACCCGAACTCATCCCCCAGGGCATCGGCGGCGTGTGGGACCCAGGCTCCGCCCGCCGCATGCGCGTCCGACTCTGGAGCGCCTTCTTCAACCAAGTCTCCTTCATCTTCTGGGAAACGTCCTACGCCAAGGACGGCCACCACATGAACATCTGGATCGGCCCCGAAGAGCGGCAGTACACCAAGGCCCTCCAGGACTTCGCCCACTGCCTGGATGCCGGCGTGAGGCCGATGCCCGTCCACCTGGCCGGGTTGCAGGCCAAGGATGTGCGGGCGTACGGCCTCCGCTCCGACCGGCGCGCCGGCGTCTACCTCCACCACGGCGCCTGCGCCCAATGCGCACAGACGCCCGCCGGCCAGCCCCGTCACCACACGTGGGACCACGACCGCGGCGAGGTCAAAGACCTCCAAGTCACCGTAGACGTGCCTCAGGCCGCCAAAGCCTACTGGTACAGCCCCACCGACGCCGCCATCCTCGCCCGCCTCGACGCCCCCGCCGGCACGCAGACCTTCGTCGCACCGCCCTTCAGTGTGGACATCGCCCTCCTTGTCACCGAGGGCGCCCCGCCCGACAGCGACGGCGACGGCCAGCCCAACGATCAGGACGATGACGACGATAACGACGGCGCGCCCGATGCCAAAGATGCCTTCCCCCTCGAGCGTGAGGAGCAGGCCGACGTGGATGGTGACCGCATCGGCGACAACCTCGACGCCGACATTGACGGCGACGGCAAGGCGGACGACTTGAACAAGAACGGCGTGCCCGACAACGAGGAACTCGACTGGGACGGCGACGGGGTGCCGAACGCCTCGGCCGTGCCCTGGGACGCCTTCCCCCGCGACCCGAAGGAGTGGCGCGACACCGATGGCGACGGCATCGGCGACAACGCCGACCCGGACGCCGATGGCGACGGCTACTCGAACGAAGAGGAGAAGAAGGCAGGCACCGACCCGCTGAACCCCCTGAACTTCCCGGAGCAGTAA
- a CDS encoding 4Fe-4S binding protein produces MFLLRAIGRLRRPIQSACFLLFLALFFSVCWPYDVRHHAEARAAREMVEAEAFLALDPLVSVSTAIAARAWVWSLAWAAALLAVCLVIPRGFCAYVCPFGTLLDLFHVALSSLRSAWGRLFGRSAALRARDAERRQTRSHAERRDEKVGEARRRGWWVHLRYYVLGGLLAAAACGVLLSGFVAAIPVFTRGMMYLAAPVQLGLAKGWYLIPPMHAGHYLSIGLFVLTIALGLLAARFWCRYLCPSGAVFSVANVLRLTERKVTPACIQCGKCARACSFDAIRPDFTTRALDCTFCQTCGKVCPVNAIEFGWRRLARRTSGASDGPVSRRGFAMGLGAGLAAAVGIRQLRGAPPDHPPLRPPGSVPEPDFLRLCVRCGQCLKACPFNVLQPMGFEHGLESLWTPQVVPDWVGCEPKCNNCGQVCPTGAIRALPLDEKRAARIGLAIVNEATCLPHLGTEACQMCFDECKAAGYDAIEFVRVHVEIGDDGQPVEGSGFSAPVVLADKCNGCGLCQSRCYHINAKQKHLMAESSIVVIAGPGNEDRLTRGSYRALREAERRQREEQRKKLQPKDSGDSYLPDFLK; encoded by the coding sequence TTGTTCCTGCTCCGCGCCATTGGCAGACTCCGCCGGCCGATTCAATCTGCTTGCTTCCTCCTCTTCCTCGCCCTCTTCTTCTCCGTCTGCTGGCCCTATGACGTGCGCCACCACGCGGAGGCGCGGGCCGCGCGCGAGATGGTCGAGGCCGAGGCATTCCTCGCACTCGACCCGCTCGTGAGCGTCTCGACGGCCATTGCGGCGCGAGCCTGGGTCTGGTCGCTCGCCTGGGCGGCCGCACTGCTGGCCGTGTGCCTGGTCATCCCGCGCGGCTTCTGCGCTTATGTTTGCCCCTTCGGCACCCTCCTCGACCTGTTCCATGTCGCGCTCTCATCCCTGCGCTCCGCCTGGGGACGCCTCTTCGGCCGCTCCGCGGCCCTCCGTGCCCGCGACGCAGAGCGTCGGCAGACACGCTCCCACGCAGAGCGCAGGGACGAGAAGGTGGGGGAAGCGCGGCGCCGCGGCTGGTGGGTGCATCTGCGGTACTATGTGCTCGGCGGCCTCCTCGCCGCCGCGGCGTGCGGCGTGCTGCTGTCGGGCTTCGTCGCCGCCATCCCCGTGTTCACGCGCGGGATGATGTATCTGGCCGCCCCCGTGCAACTCGGTCTGGCGAAGGGCTGGTACCTCATCCCGCCGATGCACGCGGGGCACTACCTCTCCATCGGGCTGTTCGTGCTCACGATCGCGCTGGGCCTGCTCGCCGCCCGCTTCTGGTGCCGGTACCTGTGTCCCAGTGGCGCAGTCTTCTCCGTGGCGAACGTCCTCCGGCTGACCGAGCGCAAGGTGACGCCGGCGTGCATCCAATGCGGCAAGTGTGCGCGGGCATGTTCCTTCGACGCCATCAGGCCCGATTTCACCACCCGCGCCCTCGACTGCACTTTCTGCCAGACCTGTGGCAAGGTGTGTCCCGTCAACGCCATCGAGTTCGGCTGGCGGCGCCTCGCGCGTCGCACATCCGGCGCCAGCGACGGCCCTGTTTCGCGCCGCGGCTTCGCGATGGGCTTGGGGGCGGGTCTGGCCGCAGCGGTCGGGATTCGCCAGCTCCGCGGCGCGCCGCCCGACCACCCGCCGCTGCGCCCGCCGGGCAGCGTGCCCGAGCCCGACTTCCTGCGCCTGTGCGTCCGCTGCGGCCAGTGCCTCAAGGCCTGTCCGTTCAACGTCCTTCAGCCGATGGGCTTCGAGCACGGCCTTGAGAGCCTGTGGACGCCGCAGGTGGTGCCCGACTGGGTCGGCTGCGAGCCGAAGTGCAACAACTGCGGCCAGGTGTGCCCCACGGGCGCGATTCGCGCCCTGCCGCTCGACGAGAAGCGCGCCGCCCGCATCGGCCTGGCCATCGTCAACGAGGCCACCTGCCTGCCGCACCTCGGCACCGAGGCCTGCCAGATGTGCTTCGACGAGTGCAAGGCCGCCGGCTACGACGCCATCGAGTTCGTCCGCGTCCACGTCGAGATCGGCGACGACGGCCAGCCGGTCGAAGGCAGCGGCTTCTCCGCGCCCGTCGTGCTCGCCGACAAGTGCAACGGCTGCGGCCTGTGCCAGAGCCGCTGCTACCACATCAATGCCAAGCAGAAGCACCTGATGGCCGAGAGCTCCATCGTCGTCATCGCCGGGCCGGGCAACGAGGATCGCCTCACGCGCGGCTCCTACCGCGCACTCCGCGAGGCCGAGCGCCGCCAGCGCGAGGAGCAGCGCAAGAAGCTCCAGCCCAAGGACTCCGGCGATAGCTACCTGCCCGATTTCCTCAAGTGA
- a CDS encoding FMN-binding protein, with product MRVYVMAVLLAGSLLMSGLALADEVELLNGQRIRGSVVEESKDSITFNVTMGGAETKMRFPVSRVHAVTIGGRRIVLNEKPGAESKAATKAQPPEHGEAPDDEETPQAAKTPVASDPEPEAKSEPSPKAGARSQAEVAALIRKAGATPPDWYEATPLDYPQSLDLSWPEKPQGPWNPSKNIGQYLWSTINENPSRWKSGIRFLHHLLTVHKDNPPVLTRTMEALANSYFNLMQDWARAAFWWEKVAARQKLSVFNTVRLAECYWRLGSKAMAVAKMREVDGYVSAGIVKLWSEMGEPEKALRLAAAMARPDERGDQSWVAEGHLAAGDVCRLHGRYSDAVARYQKVLEIQPIGQRKGQIERLRNRAQANIDAIKVYDALDLKRIPDGAYRATSISYAGPLEVTVTVAAGRIESVRVSRFEDKQYYSSLVAVPEQIVAKQSVKGIDAVTCATITSEAIVNATAKALAGAMK from the coding sequence ATGCGGGTCTACGTGATGGCAGTGCTTCTTGCGGGTTCGCTGCTGATGTCGGGCCTTGCGCTCGCCGACGAGGTCGAACTCCTCAACGGCCAGCGGATCCGCGGCAGCGTGGTCGAGGAGTCCAAAGACTCCATCACCTTCAACGTGACGATGGGCGGGGCCGAGACGAAGATGCGGTTCCCCGTCTCGCGCGTCCACGCCGTCACCATCGGCGGCCGGCGCATCGTGCTGAATGAGAAGCCCGGCGCCGAATCGAAGGCCGCCACAAAGGCCCAGCCTCCTGAGCACGGCGAGGCGCCCGACGACGAGGAGACCCCGCAGGCCGCCAAGACCCCGGTGGCATCGGACCCCGAGCCGGAGGCCAAGTCGGAGCCCAGCCCCAAGGCCGGCGCACGTTCGCAAGCCGAGGTGGCTGCGCTCATCCGTAAGGCGGGCGCTACGCCGCCCGACTGGTACGAGGCCACGCCCCTCGACTATCCCCAGAGCCTCGACCTCTCGTGGCCCGAGAAGCCCCAAGGCCCCTGGAACCCCTCGAAGAACATCGGGCAATACCTCTGGAGCACCATCAACGAGAACCCCAGCCGCTGGAAGAGCGGCATCCGCTTCCTCCACCACCTCCTCACCGTGCACAAAGACAATCCCCCCGTGCTCACGCGCACCATGGAGGCGTTGGCCAACAGCTACTTCAACCTGATGCAGGACTGGGCGCGGGCCGCCTTCTGGTGGGAGAAGGTGGCCGCCCGCCAGAAGCTCAGCGTGTTCAACACGGTGCGCCTGGCCGAATGCTACTGGCGCCTCGGTAGCAAGGCCATGGCCGTGGCCAAGATGCGCGAGGTGGACGGCTATGTGTCGGCCGGCATCGTCAAGCTCTGGTCCGAAATGGGCGAGCCTGAGAAGGCCCTCCGACTCGCCGCCGCCATGGCGCGGCCCGACGAGCGCGGCGACCAGAGCTGGGTGGCCGAAGGCCACCTCGCCGCCGGGGACGTCTGCCGCCTCCACGGCCGCTACTCCGACGCCGTCGCCCGCTACCAGAAGGTCCTCGAAATCCAGCCCATCGGCCAGCGCAAGGGCCAGATCGAGCGCCTCCGCAACCGCGCCCAGGCCAACATAGACGCCATCAAGGTCTACGATGCCCTGGACCTCAAGCGCATCCCCGACGGCGCCTACCGCGCGACCAGCATCTCCTACGCCGGGCCGCTCGAGGTCACCGTCACCGTCGCCGCCGGCCGCATCGAATCGGTCCGAGTCAGCCGCTTCGAAGACAAGCAATACTACAGCTCGCTCGTCGCCGTCCCCGAGCAGATCGTCGCCAAGCAGAGCGTCAAGGGGATTGACGCCGTCACCTGCGCCACCATCACCTCCGAGGCCATCGTGAACGCCACCGCGAAGGCCCTCGCCGGGGCGATGAAATGA
- a CDS encoding FecR domain-containing protein, translating into MSSHWHDLLDRALEGEPLSEAEARALAAALADPARRQEAAAAVCFEGQLRQRLAGRQADALAHSRERLLAKATLRAKAHAIQRRPARRGRGLRWAAAAAVLLGALYAAHGVWQASRGRAHSLIATGAFRLGDGDTLRTGSAALSRGQRIVAEAGGAELALGGYCRVALDPNAQAVVRGQPRHEAIELQRGRAISRIDPGRGRFTLLTPIGSIEVKGTEFLTSVEYPESQKGERDMGTLKKSAVVTVMVVTGMVACHFGDVAVLGPGMSQVFAGGDAERPTLPPELKGFKGILVGTITSKVTREFLLKIDKVAATWPQSTARHPEQAVGKTIEVVVPENRMLEKHLETLKSLRQGDQIIVEAFDIQGFRLSVMELLRKAETEGGEGERDKPARSEGEGEGEGEGHARVKKVEPVREGEGEGHHREKRIAPEGEGEGEGHARVKKVEPVRESEGEGHARVKKVEAESGRLRELEGWVKATPDRDCAGILKVVERKETDEGVREKVTVYRILKEADGAKLVDEANGRRVRLVGEATPGEDGIEPGLVVKRYRVLDAPDQPKRDKRSGEGEGGWREKKVRTEGEGDGGWREKKTAPEGDGERREKKVAPDGEGERREKPVRRDGDDEAFWREKKVARDGERRDEPKPETRTEAAGPATADDVAGFRGMIEGVVVGKGEGVLVLRADKVTRVWQSNTARNPEGLAGKLLTVSVNRDGLPPALAEALGTVRAGDRVAAGIAHQEGKVVRLVEVLRKIQGE; encoded by the coding sequence ATGAGCAGCCACTGGCACGATCTCCTCGACCGCGCGCTGGAGGGCGAGCCGCTCTCGGAGGCCGAAGCCCGCGCCCTGGCCGCCGCCCTCGCCGACCCGGCCCGGCGCCAGGAGGCCGCGGCCGCCGTGTGCTTCGAGGGCCAGCTCCGCCAGCGCCTGGCAGGCCGCCAGGCCGACGCCCTGGCCCACAGCCGCGAGCGTCTCCTCGCCAAGGCCACCCTGCGCGCCAAAGCCCACGCCATCCAGCGCCGCCCGGCCCGCCGAGGCCGAGGGCTGCGCTGGGCCGCGGCCGCCGCCGTCCTCCTCGGCGCGCTCTATGCCGCCCACGGCGTCTGGCAGGCGAGCCGCGGGCGCGCACACTCGCTCATCGCCACGGGCGCATTCCGCCTCGGCGACGGTGACACCCTCCGCACCGGCTCCGCCGCGCTCTCGCGGGGCCAGCGCATCGTCGCCGAAGCCGGCGGCGCCGAACTCGCCCTCGGCGGCTACTGCCGCGTGGCCCTCGACCCCAACGCCCAGGCCGTCGTGCGCGGCCAGCCGCGCCACGAGGCCATCGAGCTCCAGCGCGGCCGCGCCATCTCCCGCATTGACCCGGGCAGGGGGCGCTTCACGCTCCTCACGCCCATCGGCTCCATCGAGGTCAAAGGCACCGAGTTTCTCACCAGCGTCGAATACCCCGAATCGCAGAAAGGAGAACGCGACATGGGGACGCTGAAGAAGTCGGCCGTGGTGACGGTGATGGTGGTGACGGGGATGGTGGCCTGCCACTTCGGCGACGTGGCGGTGCTGGGCCCCGGCATGAGCCAGGTGTTCGCCGGCGGCGACGCCGAGCGCCCGACCCTGCCCCCCGAACTCAAAGGCTTCAAGGGCATCCTCGTCGGCACCATCACCAGCAAGGTCACACGCGAGTTCCTGCTGAAGATTGACAAAGTGGCCGCCACCTGGCCCCAGAGCACGGCCCGACACCCCGAACAGGCCGTTGGCAAGACGATCGAGGTCGTCGTGCCCGAGAACCGCATGCTCGAGAAGCACCTCGAAACCCTCAAGTCGCTCCGACAGGGCGACCAGATCATCGTCGAGGCATTCGACATCCAGGGCTTCCGCCTCTCCGTAATGGAGCTCCTTCGCAAGGCCGAAACCGAAGGCGGCGAGGGCGAGCGCGACAAGCCGGCTCGCTCCGAGGGCGAGGGCGAGGGCGAAGGCGAAGGCCATGCGCGCGTCAAGAAGGTCGAACCCGTCCGCGAAGGCGAGGGCGAAGGCCACCATCGTGAGAAGAGGATCGCGCCGGAGGGCGAGGGCGAGGGCGAAGGCCATGCGCGCGTCAAGAAGGTCGAACCCGTCCGCGAGAGCGAAGGCGAAGGCCACGCCCGCGTCAAGAAGGTCGAGGCCGAGAGCGGTCGGCTGCGCGAACTCGAGGGCTGGGTGAAGGCCACGCCCGACCGCGACTGCGCCGGCATCCTCAAAGTCGTCGAACGCAAGGAGACCGACGAGGGCGTGCGCGAGAAGGTCACCGTCTACCGCATCCTCAAGGAGGCCGACGGCGCGAAGCTGGTGGACGAGGCGAACGGCCGCCGCGTGCGCCTCGTGGGCGAGGCGACGCCGGGCGAGGACGGCATCGAGCCGGGCCTCGTGGTGAAGAGGTACCGCGTGCTCGACGCGCCCGATCAGCCCAAGCGCGACAAGCGCTCGGGCGAGGGCGAAGGCGGCTGGCGCGAGAAAAAGGTTCGCACCGAAGGCGAGGGCGACGGCGGCTGGCGCGAGAAGAAGACCGCCCCCGAGGGCGACGGCGAGAGACGTGAGAAGAAGGTCGCGCCCGACGGCGAGGGCGAACGCCGCGAGAAGCCCGTGCGACGCGACGGCGACGACGAGGCGTTCTGGCGCGAGAAGAAGGTCGCCCGCGACGGCGAGCGCCGCGACGAGCCGAAGCCCGAAACCCGCACCGAAGCCGCCGGCCCGGCCACGGCCGACGACGTGGCAGGCTTCCGCGGGATGATCGAGGGCGTGGTGGTCGGCAAGGGCGAAGGCGTCCTGGTCCTCCGCGCCGACAAGGTCACGAGAGTCTGGCAGTCCAACACCGCCAGGAATCCCGAGGGCCTCGCCGGCAAGCTGCTCACCGTGTCGGTGAACCGCGACGGGCTGCCCCCCGCTCTCGCGGAGGCCCTGGGCACCGTGCGCGCAGGCGACCGCGTGGCGGCCGGCATCGCCCACCAGGAGGGCAAGGTCGTCCGTCTCGTCGAGGTGCTGCGCAAGATACAGGGCGAGTGA
- a CDS encoding sigma-70 family RNA polymerase sigma factor codes for MVDRHYEGAWRYARFLTRGAPEAEDIVHEAFLIAFDRLEEGREFTGDPGAWLRGTVRNLVKTWWREHQKLTQDAADRLALLAEEADDALSRAASRELHAALDHCLGTLSPEDRDLVARRYEHGLRVTQIAEQLSRNAATVRVQLFRIRQALKRCVEGQLAGELAP; via the coding sequence CTGGTGGACCGCCACTACGAAGGCGCGTGGCGCTACGCGCGCTTCCTCACCCGCGGCGCCCCCGAGGCCGAGGACATCGTGCACGAGGCATTCCTCATCGCCTTCGACCGCCTGGAAGAGGGGCGCGAGTTCACCGGCGACCCCGGCGCCTGGCTCCGCGGCACCGTGCGTAACCTGGTGAAGACCTGGTGGCGCGAGCATCAGAAGCTGACGCAGGACGCCGCCGACCGCCTCGCTCTCCTGGCCGAGGAGGCCGACGACGCACTCTCGCGCGCCGCCAGCCGCGAGCTTCACGCCGCCCTCGACCACTGCCTCGGCACCCTATCGCCCGAGGACCGCGACCTCGTGGCCCGCCGCTACGAGCACGGCCTGCGGGTCACCCAGATCGCCGAGCAGCTCTCCCGGAACGCCGCCACCGTACGGGTCCAGCTCTTCCGCATCCGCCAAGCCCTCAAGCGATGCGTCGAGGGCCAACTGGCCGGGGAACTGGCGCCATGA
- a CDS encoding Gfo/Idh/MocA family oxidoreductase, with the protein MKQRVLSRRGWLARAGAGAAALAVVNRSALGGEGRRAPSDVLTRATIGIGGALAGTVRPNEPGKPPFMLAVCDVNESRLQAALNKAGSPCEGYVDFRRVLDRQDIDVVYIGTPPHWHALISIMAMQAGKDVLCEKPMTRFIAEGRAVAETARRYGRLFQIGTYGRFGVGGNDRTYKVMASGAIKENGPVVRFTRPQYDWKVKMWSGRTHLEPQPVPKGFHYDLWLGPSPSKPYHPHRVHGSFRGYWDYDGGGLADMGEHYLDGPQCRYAKDHTSPVEIEASAPRPQHDEAVQMWGWVTLKYADGTTFILESGEWGEPCPLQERGLPPLTDEQEKLVAAVPDMPRKYGAGEGSFEEAVRLRVQCAGNADVSHRCATLLHLANIAIRLGRKLRYDPDKEQFIGDDEANRLVNVPMRAPWHLPV; encoded by the coding sequence ATGAAGCAACGGGTTCTTTCGCGCCGCGGCTGGCTGGCGCGGGCCGGGGCGGGCGCGGCAGCCTTGGCCGTGGTGAACCGCTCCGCCCTCGGCGGCGAGGGGCGCCGGGCGCCCAGCGATGTGCTCACCCGCGCCACCATCGGCATCGGCGGCGCGCTGGCGGGCACCGTGCGCCCCAACGAGCCGGGGAAGCCCCCCTTCATGCTCGCGGTGTGCGATGTGAATGAGTCTCGCTTGCAGGCAGCACTCAACAAGGCGGGCTCGCCGTGCGAGGGCTATGTGGACTTCCGCCGGGTGCTGGACCGCCAGGATATTGACGTGGTCTACATCGGCACGCCGCCGCACTGGCACGCGCTGATCTCGATCATGGCGATGCAGGCGGGGAAGGACGTGTTGTGCGAGAAGCCGATGACGCGGTTCATCGCGGAGGGCCGGGCCGTGGCGGAGACGGCCCGCCGCTACGGCCGGCTCTTCCAGATCGGCACCTACGGGCGCTTCGGCGTCGGGGGCAACGACCGCACCTACAAGGTCATGGCCAGCGGCGCGATCAAGGAGAACGGCCCGGTCGTGCGCTTCACGCGCCCCCAGTACGACTGGAAGGTGAAGATGTGGAGCGGCCGCACGCATCTCGAGCCGCAGCCCGTGCCGAAGGGGTTCCACTACGACCTGTGGCTCGGCCCCTCCCCTTCCAAGCCCTACCACCCGCACCGCGTGCACGGGAGCTTCCGCGGCTACTGGGACTACGATGGCGGCGGCCTGGCCGACATGGGCGAGCACTACCTCGACGGGCCGCAGTGTCGCTACGCGAAGGACCACACCAGCCCGGTCGAGATCGAGGCTTCGGCCCCCCGGCCCCAGCACGACGAGGCCGTGCAGATGTGGGGCTGGGTGACGCTGAAGTACGCCGACGGCACCACGTTCATCCTCGAGAGCGGCGAGTGGGGCGAGCCGTGCCCGCTCCAGGAGCGCGGCTTGCCGCCGCTGACAGACGAGCAGGAGAAGCTGGTGGCCGCCGTGCCTGACATGCCGCGCAAGTACGGCGCCGGCGAGGGCAGCTTCGAGGAGGCCGTGCGCCTGCGCGTCCAGTGCGCGGGCAACGCCGACGTGTCGCACCGCTGCGCCACCCTGCTGCACCTGGCCAACATCGCCATCCGCCTCGGACGCAAGCTGCGCTACGACCCCGACAAGGAGCAGTTCATCGGCGACGACGAGGCGAACCGCCTGGTGAACGTGCCCATGAGGGCGCCGTGGCATTTGCCTGTGTGA